A region of the Phaseolus vulgaris cultivar G19833 chromosome 11, P. vulgaris v2.0, whole genome shotgun sequence genome:
gagggagattggcggcaagacgtTTAAACTAGGGCGTCTGCTGGGCCAAGAAGAACAGGAAGCAGTGGCAGAGGTGATCTCACGCCATTTGGACGCCTTTgcgtggtctgcctcggacATGCCTGGCATCGATCCTGATTTCTTATgccatcacctcagcatggacgccacggttcgccccgtgcgccaaaggaggagaaagttcaatgaagagaggcagctggtggtacgcgaagaaacgcagaagctgttgaaggctggccacatcagggaaatccaataccccgagtggctagccaatgtcattctagtaaagaaggcgaatgggaagtggaggatgtgcgtggacttcacagacctaaacaaggcgtgcccaaaggactcgtacccgctgcccagcattgacGCGTTAGTAGATAGCGCCTCCGAcagcaaggtgctaagtttcctagatgctttctcagggtacaaccagattaaaatgcacccgagagacGAAAGCAAAACCGCATTCATGACGGAAACCAGCAGTTATTGTTACAGGGTGATGCCTTTCGGtttgaaaaatgcgggcgccacctaccaaaggctgatggacaaggtcctagcacCTATGTTAGGAAGAAACgtatacgcctacgtggatgatatggtagtggcgtcgaaggatagggcacagcatgtggctgacctggaggaattattcgtcactatatccaagtaccgcctcaaactaaaccccgagaagtgtgtctttggggtagaggccgggagggtcctaggtttcatgctcacggagagggggatagaggcgaatcccgacaaatgcgcagcgatcatcgccatgcgaagcccgacgtcagtaaaggaagtacagcagctgacggggcggatggcggcgctctcgaggttcgtttctgccggaggagagaaggggcacccatatttccagtgccttaaGAGGAATAGTCGTTTCGCATGGACGGATGAATGCGAAGTGGCTTTCATCAAGCTAAAAGAATACCTGGCggcgccaccggtcctctgcagaCCGGTAGAGGGCGTGCCTCTCCGACTGTATTTCACGGTGACGGAAcgagctatcagctctgtgttagtccaagaacaggaccagattcaaagacctatctacttcgtaagcaaggccctACAAGGTGCGGAGATGAGGTACCAGGCattggagaaggcagcgctggcggtggtgttttccgccaggaggcttcgtcattacttccacagcttcacggtggcagtgatgaccaacctccccatacagaaggCACTGCAAaagcccgatgtggctggaaggatggtgcgctgggcggtggaactttcagaattcgacatccagtatgagcccagaggatccattAAAGGGCAGGTATACGCAGATTTCGTtgcagaactctcgcccggaggcgAACAGGAGTTGGAGGCAGGCTCGCAGTGGTCGCTCTCAGTGGacggctcttccaaccagcaaggaagtggtgcgggaatagtcttggaaggaccagacggtgtactgatcgagcaggccctgcgcttcgcttttaaagccagcaataatcaggctgagtatgaagccctgattgcaggaatgctttTAGCCAAAGAGATGGGCGCGCGGAACCTCTTAGTGAAGAGTGACTCTCAACTAGTTACAAGGCAAGTGTTGGGTGAGTTTCAAGCgaaagacccgcagatggcagcaTATTTAAGGTACGTCGAATCGCTAAGAGGAGCCTTCAGTGCTCTTGAACTGgtgcatgtcccaagggagcagaatgccagagctgacctgctcgccaagctggccagctcaggcaaggggggcaggcagaggaccgtaatccaagagacgcttaAGGCTCCGAGGAAATTCATAgaggataacagggtggatgtcctccacgTAAGCGCCGCGAGAGGAAGGCCAAGAAGTCATCGTTCCTTGACTCAGGATACGTTGAAGGCACCTCACATTAGTGTATACACGGACACGCCCGAAGGAGGGAGGCGAGCGCAGATACATGttttagccgaaggagacacctggatgacccCCTTCAggcggtacctggcggatggggttcTCCCAATGGAGCCTGAAGAAGGTAAGAAGGTTAAGAGAAATGCGGCAAGGTACACCCTGATAGACGAAGTGTTGTTCagacacggtttcactcaccctatcttaacatgcgtaagcggcgacgagtgtaccaggataatgacggagctccacgaaggcgtTTGTGGGAGCCATGTAGGCGGAAGGTCCTTAGCTTCTAAGGTGGTGCGCGCAGGGTTttattggccaacagtaaaggaagattgcgtgtgacacgcccagcgttgtaagcaatgccaaaaacacgcagactggcacaaggcgccgccagaggagctgcgatccatatacagcccatggcctttccatacctgggggatcgacatcctaggcccGTTTCcgttggcgataaggcagatgaagtacttgatcgtcgccatcgagtacttcaccaagtggatagaggcggagcccgtggcccagatcactgcgcacaaagtccagcattttgtgtggaagaacattgtgtgccgcttcgGCATACCTAGacgcttgatatccgataatgggacccagtttgccagtcagcagttgagaaacctatgtgctgaagtaggcatcaagcaggtgttcgcatcagttgaacacccccagactaatgggcaggtagagtcagcaaacagagttttgctgagagggctaaagagaaggctggaAAAGGCCAAAGGAGCATGGGCGGAGGAGGTGCCAAGGATcgtgtgggcataccacaccacgccccaatcttccaccatggagacgcctttcagcttggtgtatgggtcggacgcgatgatcccggttgagattcacgaaagctcaccacgtttccaaaactttgtggtggaagaatccaacgaagaaaggcgggtgaacctagacctactggacgaagccagggaggaagccaaaataaaggccgaagcagtgAAAAGAAGAGTATAGCGACAatacagctctaaggtaaagccgcgacagtttcagattggcgacctagttgtgaggaaggctcatccatacgagctggagaataagctatctcccaagtggaccgaacccttcagaattaccgaggctaagggcaatggttcgtacaacctagagaccttggaggggggtcccatcccacgcagctggaatgcagccaacttaaaattttattttagttgacttatgtaagcagccatgtaacaacttagttgaaggggacactctttttccctctcgggggttttttaatgaggtcacccgaataaaagaaaaaaaaacaagtttcaGAAAAAgccgtgccttggttttcagcctttacttttctccgtttgaagtagtgTGAGTCGTCGCCaagtcaaggcgtcgcctaggtgaaggcgtcgccgagagagaaggcgtcgccaagagagaaggTGTCGCCAAGAGAGAAGGTGCCGCCAAGAGAGAAGGCGTCTCCAAGAAGACAGGTGTCGCCTGAGTACAGGCGCCGTTGAGGAACATGAAGAaggaaaagcgcacaatatacgaaacgtatgcaaagtaaagcggcgttgcaaaaaatcaagtatgctATAGAAAAGTTGACGTTACAGGCAATGTTCGATACAAATGGGCGTAATGCGGTTAGGgcaaatattacaactcatgcaaaACACAAACGAGCCACTtctcagtggccatcggagtcagcactggaggaagacgaagccctgatcccagcccgcagagctcgggcaagtcgtgtcctcctctcttggtttatttcgaacctgcaccaaaggatataaatgtgtcagagacaccaggaagcaagacatgcacagatagaaagcaataaaagccgaagtttctagggcagtgactcatacatatgtacttttcgagagtcccagcgttgaactccaagctgatcaaggtggcggagtcaaaacttcccgcctcagcaagaatccggcaggccacctggtcattcggggccagcttcttgaagggctTGGTTTTGAGAACCctcgcctctctcacccagtacagagGAAAACCATCCAGAGCGGTGGGAACGAGGTCagtgcagcagatcttgaagaaccggcctttccacccggtaaatgagttttggaagggggtgaggagaactctcccaggaacgttactgagagttacccagaggttgtgcctttgcctcttcacctcaaagaagtgaagaaagaggtcaaccgagggagcacaacccagaaacccgaagaggatgtcaaaggctttgacaaaggcccagctgttggggtataactgggccggagcgacattgatctccgtcagcagttccttctcgaaccgagagaagggcaggcgcacgccgatgatcttgaaaaccacctggtagaagtaaaagaaggggaccccatcGTTGGCCCGTTCATCCCCGCATACTGGCTCCTCTAGAGTGCAGgggagcacagcaatgtcgtcatcatgcctcctcgcgaaggcgcggtgatcataggagcatgaatcccctttgtgttcccttattgCCCTGGTGGCGAGTAAGCatgagcattcgtcaagaagctcacttgaagcccaagggtacaggtcCTTGGGATTGACCCTGGGAGAAGTAGCATGTgaggacattctttaacaagatcagggattgtCGAAGGCGTATGACCCGCCGGTAACGCAAGAGTCGAGCGATGGTGGGAGCGAACGCTGGAAGAACCCTTCGCGAAaggagaaagggtgcaagaagagaaaGTGTAAGTAGGATACAAAGAGTGCAAAATGATGAGAACaatttcagagtttgaagagttaaataaagcggttagagcgccaaacgacgcaagtagaagtattgcagttagagcattaaacgacgtgaatggatgcaccgcacgatcgagccacgtggcagaagatgaaaggatggccctggcaccgctggttaaactcagaaaacgtcgtatcgacagaatacccagtggtacgatgcgccgtcgaaagtgggtcaggggaacagtaggagtcaggactcagtcgaatgactgaacgtcccatcagccatacaagaagcgccacgtggatggcaccgGCGAAACCTCGAGCTTTTCGCTGTCCTCAGGAGTCGACCAGGGCCAAGGTCACagtcaatgccaaggtaaagACGGCGCCTttggcgacgccagcatgagacgctcgaggcgtcgcctagaaaGACGCAAAGGGtgacgccagcgtgagacgtgcgggcaaagtcaatgccaaggtaaagACGACGCCttaggcgacgccagcatgagacgcccgaggaGTCGCCAGGAAAGACgcaaagggcgacgccagcgtgagacagtgcgggcgtcgccaacccaagtaTCAGTAGCGTCGCCGATACCCACAGgcaggaaagactgtggagggagacgaagtcgAAGAAAGCAGAGCTAGttagcggcgtcgcctccccgatacccacaagtaggaaagactatggagggagacgagatcgccaaacgccaacgaatcactggcagggttgttccccgatacctatgggaaggaaagaccatggagggaacgaccccccccagagcactcggcgttttagacaccaGGGGATggtacggcgctgctgtagcaggcctctccttaggcgtgggcgccgggcatTAAGAATCAAGGGACGGATCGCTTGGTGTTgagacaccccatggacgatacggcccCATTAGacaagcctctccatgggcgtagGCATCGACGCGTAACGAGTATAGTACAGGCAAAACAACTGAAGCACGTGAAGTCAAAGGACGGAAGTAAAACCACACATGCGGAATTCTATATCACAAAGACACGAAGGTAATCATACAAAAACCCAGAGTTGTAACAAACGCGCAGACAGTTCaaagaatcacaagttcaacaGAAAGAGTCAAAAACAGAGGTAAAGAGTAAAAGGAATAAAGCTTGAAAGGtaaaggtggcgggtgagagacagcggttcagtcatccaagtccatgggcacgaccttcccgtcgatgacatggtgtgtggggtcgcagtttgaaatattgatgccagggttctcgcaggacgcctgagtcagagcctcttggaagccctcttcaaacgcgcccgccatctccccagtcaATTCTTGGACCTCCCCCTCTAGTTCCGCAACCCTAGAGTCCATGGATGTCAACTGcttctccagaaattccttctccacgcggagcttgttagcctcggcttggagaaggctcaaggcttcgaccttcgcagccaaggcgtcctctctctcacctagtttctgcctccaagcagcatCCAGTTCTTCAAGTTTTCTCCGCTGCACTTCGGAGGCAAGAGCCGCCTCTTGGAGGCCAATGCTTTGGATTTGGTAGGAGGTGAGTTGGGCCAGTTGATCGGCATGCGCCTGTTCGAGTTCGCGCGCGTACGTCTCAGCCCCCTCCCTACCCTCGTGGGCCAGTTTCAGCAAAGATTGGGAAGTTTCCTCCTTGAGCCCCCAGTTTTGTTTCTCCTCTTTCAACGCTCCCTCCTCTTGTCTCAGTTTGCGGAGAGCCTCCCTCCCCTTGATAGCGTTTCGAGCCTGGGTGCGCCACTTGAGTGCCACCGCCAGGAATGCCCCcatataataaggcatgcctccccccttttgaggatcagtcggcgacattccttcggtgaaaccctgcgtcaactccctatgaatgGGGCGAGGAATTCGGGGTTTGCGAGAAGTCAAGGCAGGGACTGATGCAGGAGGGGCGGAACCCGAGGCCTCAGCGGCGTCACGATGCGGCAACGGCGAGAGCGGGGGAACCGAGTCAATCCTTTCTTCTCGTTCCTCGTGGGctggtggaggtggaggtgaTGTGGCACTTggaggatcgtccctgagagagCTCCCACCACCGGGAGACGCGGCTGATGAGGCAGGAAGGCCCGTAGCCCTCCTCTTATGGGAAACCAGGGTAGTGCCCGAGTCTTCCCTGTCAGAGTCTACTACCagcaccctttttcctttgttggGGCGTGCTGGGGCAGGGGTCGACGCCATGGCTAATGGAACCGTGGCGATGGGAGAAGGAGAAGCCGATGGTGGAGGAGTCGGCAGGGAAGCGACGGTGGGCACGTCAGAGGCGACGGCGTCTCCACCCTCTTTGGCAGATTTTGCCTTCTTCAAAAATTTGGCAAGAGCGAGTCGCCTCGAagaagtcatcactgaacctgcagcAGCGAAGAATAGCAGAGCAAAGATTAATTCCGATAAAACAGAAGGGGAATTTTATAGCCAGACACGTGCAGATAACCACAAGGGTTCAAGCAAGCAAGTGAATCCGTATAACCACAACAGCTAATGCAGTATTAATCAAGGGCAGATACCAAAGTAGGTAGAGAGCCCATGGGCGTTGAATTTATTTGCGATGAGCTTGGCAGTATCGAAGACTACCCCAAGCCCCGTCAAGGCTTTGCACACGTCCCGATCAGCGGAGGCGAGCTGATCCAAAGCCAgggccttcatggttatgggcttatccgtccagtataggggGAAGCCTTCTAGGgtggtaggatcgcgcttggtcgcacgtactttgaagaacttccctttccatcctttgaacgaattttggaagagcgtgaggatgatgcgcccggcgacgccagaaaagctcatccataggctcttcccctgtttctttacctcgaaaaaatgaagaaaaacgtccacggaAGAGGGGACACCCAGATATCCGCAGAGAATCTGAAACCCCcttacgaaagcccagctgttgggg
Encoded here:
- the LOC137805753 gene encoding uncharacterized protein; its protein translation is MAALSRFVSAGGEKGHPYFQCLKRNSRFAWTDECEVAFIKLKEYLAAPPVLCRPVEGVPLRLYFTVTERAISSVLVQEQDQIQRPIYFVSKALQGAEMRYQALEKAALAVVFSARRLRHYFHSFTVAVMTNLPIQKALQKPDVAGRMVRWAVELSEFDIQYEPRGSIKGQVYADFVAELSPGGEQELEAGSQWSLSVDGSSNQQGSGAGIVLEGPDGVLIEQALRFAFKASNNQAEYEALIAGMLLAKEMGARNLLVKSDSQLVTRQVLGEFQAKDPQMAAYLRYVESLRGAFSALELVHVPREQNARADLLAKLASSGKGGRQRTVIQETLKAPRKFIEDNRVDVLHVSAARGRPRSHRSLTQDTLKAPHISVYTDTPEGGRRAQIHVLAEGDTWMTPFRRYLADGVLPMEPEEGKKVKRNAARYTLIDEVLFRHGFTHPILTCVSGDECTRIMTELHEGVCGSHVGGRSLASKVVRAGFYWPTVKEDCV